Below is a window of Sporosarcina ureae DNA.
AAAAGAAATTGCTGAAGAATACTGCGACGGCAAATGGATCGCAATTGGTGGCGGTGGATATGATATCTGGCGCGTAGTACCTCGCGCATGGTCACACCTATGGCTAACGATGAAAGATATCCCAACACCTACTGGGCGACTACCTGAAGCCTGGCTAAACAAATGGCAACCCGAATCCCCCGTTCCTCTTATAGAGACTTGGGAAGACCCTGATGACTTATACGAAGCAGTCCCTCGCAAAAATGACATCAACGAAAAAAACGAGCAAATGCTAACAAGAGCACTGCACGTTATAAGAAAATCATAATAAAAAGCAACTTATCGCAAAGATAAGTTGCTTTTTACATTTCATATTCTCACAGAAAATATAGTAAGTGTATAAGATCAGAACAACATATCCGTTTTTCAATAGCGTTATTCTTTTTTACTTCCTAACTGACTGCCGCTCTTCCAAATAATAAGGCAAAATAACTTCAGTCTCTTCCACTTCTTCCTCGCTCATTAACTTCGTCAACAAACGCATGGACACAGCACCTAAATCATACAGTGGCACTACAATCGACGTTAACTGTGGACGCACAATACGCGCTAAAATTGAGTGTTGGAAACAAATAATCTCCATGTCCTCAGGAATTCTCAGATTTTTATCACGCACTCCGTTCATGATACCAACAGCAATTTCATCGCTGCTCGCCATGACAGCGGTCGGAGGATCAGACACTTTACCTAGCACATTCCAGCATTCGTACGCGTCATCATACGTATTGTCAGTTTCCACGATCAAGGACTCATCGATTGTCATTCCCGCTTCTTCCAACGCACGAATATATCCCACACGCTTGCAGACACGATTAATGTCACGCGTAAACGGTCCCGAAACAAAAGCAATGCGTTTGTGACCGTTGTCGATCAACTTCTTCGTTGCTTCATATGCCGCTTGTTCATGATCAATATTGACAGAGGGTAAACTGGTTTCAAAATCCAACGTCCCTGCTAAGACAATTGGAACATTCGCCGTTTTCATTTCTTTACGTACTTCAGGTGAAATAGAATCACTCATGAAGATCAATCCATCTACTTGCTTACCTAAATGATCTTCAAACAATTCAACCTCTCGAGAGGTACTCTTGTCCGAGTTGGAAAGAATGATATTGTATTCATACATCGTGGCAACGTCTGCAATCCCTCTAGATAACTCTGCATAGTAACTCTTAGACATATCGGGGACTATTACTCCGATCGTCGTAGTGCGTTTGCTGGCCAGTCCACGAGCGACAGCGTTTGGCCTGTACCCTAATCGTTCAATACAGTCCAATACTTTTTTGCGAGTCGCCGGCTTCACGTTTTGATTGCCGTTCACTACACGTGAAACCGTTGCCATCGATACGTTTGCTTCTCTTGCTACATCGTAAATTGTGATAGCCATTTTTGCTCCTCCTATCCTTATTCTCTACTAGTATACCGTGTTCTTACGGATTATAAAGTTTTTCTATGCAGAAATATGTCATTCTATACAGAAAAACACCGAACCTTAGTAATAAAGGTTCGGTGTTGGATGTTTTAAATCGTTTGGTGTGTGTTCATGAAGCGAGTGATCTCTTCGTAGAACTCGTCAAACTGTGCAATATCCATTTGCTGCGCTGAATCCGATAATGCTACGGCTGGATCTGGATGAACCTCCGCCATAACGCCGTCTGCTCCTACTGCGATTGCTGCTTTCGCTGTTGGAAGCAATAAATCTTTACGGCCAGTGGAATGTGTAACGTCCACGAATACCGGTAAGTGCGTTTCTTGCTTCAAGATTGGAACAGCAGAGATATCGAGCGTGTTTCGAGTAGCCGTCTCATATGTACGAATTCCTCGTTCACAAAGCATGATCTCCGTATTACCTTTAGAAATAATATATTCAGCTGCGTTGACGAATTCAGAAATCGTTGCAGACATTCCGCGCTTTAGAAGTACTGGTTTGTTGACCATCCCAGCTTCTTTCAGCAATTCAAAGTTCTGCATGTTCCGTGCACCGATTTGGATCACATCGATATACTCAAGTGCTTCCTCCAAGTGTGACGGTGTAATGATTTCTGTGACGATAGATAGTCCAGTTTCATCTGCAACTCGCTTTAGAATTTTTAAACCTTCCAGGCCTAAACCTTGGAAATCATATGGAGATGTACGCGGCTTGTAAGCTCCTCCACGGATCATCGTTAATCCTTTTGCTTTGATTGATTTTGCTACTGCCAAAACCTGCTCGTAAGATTCTACTGCACAAGGTCCAAATACGAAAGACGGATTTCCGTCTCCAATTTTATGGCCGTTTACATCCACAATCGTGTCTTCAGGTTTTCTAGTACGGGATACGAGCAATGCATTCTTCTGCTCATCTTGCTGTACTTCTAGTGCTGACATGAAAATAGACTTGAATACCTGTTCCAGGATACCGTCTGGCAAAGGACCATTGTTGGCCTTCTTCAAGACGTTGAGCATCTCGCGTTCGCGAACCGGATCATATCTATTAACACCTTGCTTTTCTTTTAACTTGCCAATTTCTTGGATAACGCCTGTACGTTCATTGATCAATTTAAGAATATCTAAGTTTAACTGATCAATCGTACCTCTCAACTCACCTAAATCTTGCTTGCTCATAATTCTGTCTCCTCCCCGTACATATCTTCCTTTTCTAACGCCGGAATCTATGTTACATTTTTATATAATAGACCTAGTATAATGAATACTCTTTGAAAAGTCACGCAATTTCACCGAATTAATCCTTATTCACTATTTTCACATAGAAAAAAATTGAAAAGAGGTTGGAAATCCTGATTACTAAGTTATTCGCTCTTGATATCGGGACACGCTCCGTAGTGGGCATTGTACTGGAAGAACAAAACGATTCATTCCATATTGTAGACTTGATTTCAAAAGAACATAAAGAACGCTCGATGATTGATGGACAAATACATAATATTTTAAGCGTCGCATCCATAATTCAAGAAATCAAAGAAGAGTTGGAACAAATTCACGGTCCTTTAAAGCGCGTAAGTGTAGCGGCAGCCGGTCGTTCATTGAAAACAGCAGAAGGAACCGTAACCGTCGATATTTCAGAACGAACGTTGATTTCCAAAGAAGATATTAACCGGCTGGAGTTATTAGCGGTACAAAATGCGCAAGAAAAGTTACTTTCCGCACATCAATCACAAGAGGATGACCACTATTATTGTGTTGGTTATTCTGTCTTGTATTATAAATTACATGATGAAAAGATTGGAAGCTTGATTGACCAAACAGGCAACACTGCAACCGTCGAAGTCATCGCTACATTCTTGCCTCGAGTAGTTGTAGAATCTTTGCTCGCTGCATTAAAGCGTGCAGACCTTGAGATGGAAGCCTTAACACTTGAGCCGATTGCTGCGATTCATGTGCTCGTTCCCCCTTCCATGCGAAGATTAAATATCGCATTGGTCGATATTGGAGCGGGTACATCGGATATTGCTATTGTTAGTGAAAATACTGTGACCGCTTATGGAATGGTGCCTGTGGCAGGCGACGAAATGACCGAAGCACTAAGCAGCCACTATTTGCTCGACTTCCCTATGGCTGAACAAATGAAACGACAAATCAATGATCAAGATATCTTGAAAGTTCAAGATATTTTAGGGTTTGAACAAGAAATACCTGCTGAAGAAGTGATTGATGTAATAAAACCTTCCGTGAAACATTTAGCTTTGTCGATCGCTAATGAAATCAAGCGATTGAATCATAACACTTCTCCACAGGCAGTTATGATTGTCGGCGGAGGTGGATTAACGCCTACTCTCACGAAAGAAGTGAGTACGCAACTGGACCTTCCTGAAAACCGTGTGGCCATTCGAAGTCTAGATGCCCTTTCAGGTGTCACACTTTCGGATCAGATCGAAGCTTCCCCTGCACTCGTCACGCCAATTGGTATCGCAATTGCAGCACAAAGAGCACCCATTCACTATATTTCCCTGAGTGTCAATGAACAATCCATTCGACTATTCGAATTAAAAGAACTTACAGTAGGCGACGCTTTGCTTGCAGCTCGGATTTCCGCCCGACAATTATACGGTAAACCAGGGCTTGCGTTGACTGTTAAGGTAAATGGGCAATGGCGAACGCTTCCTGGCGAGCATGGTTCCTCTACGACCATCCTGTTAAACGGCACTGAAGCCGGCACAAAGGACAGCATAGCAAACCAGGACAACATTGAGTTGATGTTCGGCAAAGACGGCACAGACGCTACAGCGACAGTCAGGGACTTGATGGATGCACCCCAATCAATCACTTATCAACTGAACGGTGTAAGTAAGACTGTTATAGGTGAAATCCTGCTAAACGGAAGGCCCGTTACGATGGATACCAAGATTGCAGACCGTGATGAATTAACCTTACATCAAACAACAAGAGTAAAAGACATTATAACGTCCCATTCAAATTCTGAAACAGATGCTTATACGATTATATGGAACGGTACTCCCCATCGTTTAAAGCAACGTGAGACTGTCTATATCGCAAACGGCCAAGTAGTGTCGGATGCCTACCAGATTCAGGCAGACGATCACATCGAAACGCGTCATCCTGGTGCTCTTTCATTAAAAGAAATAGCGAAAGATTTGGAGATTGTTCTTGAAGAGCGTGCCGATATACTGTTTAACGAAAAGCCTATCGTCATCAAGAAGCAACGAACTGCCGTCTATGTAAACGAAGAACCAGCAAATCTTGACTACCGTGTACAGCCAAATGACAAAGTTGAGTTCAAAGTATTATCCCATTCCCCTATTATTTTTAGTGATATATTTTCATTCACTGATTTCACGTTACCCACACAGTCCACGGCATCTTATCGATTACTGCGTAACGGCGAATCTATTCGCTTCAATGATTTGATATTCGGCGGTGACCAACTAGAGATCATATTCGAATAAAAGCTACGCTGTGCAACAACTGCATAGCGTAGCTTTTTATTGTGTGTTCTTCATCCAGTAGTGCACAAAAAAACCTTCCAATAAAGGAAGGTTTTTAACTATTACTTAGAGTGGCTTTTGTTGTTACTGTTTGAAGAAGTATTATTTCCTTTAGACTGCTCATTCTTTTTAGCAGTTGTATCTGCTTTAGGAGATTTGTTATCTTCTTTTTTATTTGAAGAATCTTTTGCTTTTGAAAGATTTCCTGATTCTTCGTTATTTTCTTTTGTACCTTTATAATCCATGGCTTCTTCACCTTCAGATGATACAGTTCCGTCATCCATAGGAATATTAGCTTTTGACGTTGCAGATTTCACCTTGCCCACTAGCTGCTCAGATTGCTCTTGGATGTTGTGGGAAAACTCGGAAGTTTTGTCTTTTGCCGCTGAAGTGAATGCTGCTGTTTTTTCTTTTGCAGTATCCGTGAAGTCAGCTGTATAATCTTTTGCCGCACTTGAGTATTCTGCCGCTTTGTCTTTAGCTGTACTAGATAGCTCAGCAGCTTTATCTTTTGCTGTGCTTGATAGTTCTACTGCTTTCTCTTTCGCAGTTGAACTCAATTCAATACTCTTGTCTTTCAGTTGTGAAGCTTGTGTAGTTAAATCTTCACGCATTTCACGGCCAGTCTTCGGTGCTAGGAATAGCGCAGTTGCCGCCCCAATAACTCCACCAATGATCGCGCCGGCAATGAAACTCCCTGTGCCGCTACTATCTTCATCATACAGATCATTTGTTGAACGGTATGTGTAGTTTGCTGGATATTGTGGCTGTCCGTAAGTGTTTGAGTAGTTACCTTGGTTGTTGTTGTTGTAGTTTGGTTTGTTTTCTGTCATTTTTTTCTTCCTCCTGTGAATTAGCTGTTTTTTTGTATGTTTCAAAGGAAAATGCTTGTACTAGGAGCGCGCTTTGTACACTGTCCAACCAGCGGACTTTTCAGGTTGCCGTTCCTTTATTTGATCGTATAGACCAACCGCAACAGTTCCCCATTGTACTACTTGCGCGATTTTATCACTGTTTTGTTCAGCTTGGGTAGTGACTGAGCTCGAGATCCGATGAACGGATTGATTGAGCGTGTTCACTGAGTCGCCTACTCCCTTTACCGCATCCACCACAGTGTTCAGCTTGTCCGTTTTCCCTTGCAGATCTTCGGCCAGCTGATTCGTTTTTTGTAGGAGCTGTGTACTTTCTGTAGTCACTCCTTCCAATTGCTTTGATAAGTCATCCACTGTATGCGAGACACTTTGTAAAGATGTTTTTAAAGACCCCAATGTCATCGCCAGACTTACACAAAGAATAAGAAATGCGATTGCCGCAATCACTGCAGCAACGTAAAGTAAATTGATCACCTTCGTAATCCTCCTAAAGCATATTCTTACGAAAACTTTACCCCTCTTTCAGAGTTTCTAAACTTTTCGTCCTACTACATCCTGTTCGACATAACTTAGCTATTCCCTTTAACAAATTCCTAAAACTTCTTAAAAAAGAGAGACAGCCCTCTCATAAAAGATTAGGCTGTCTCTTCTGTAGTTATGTCAGATTTGAATTGTTTTAAATATTGCTGGATATCTCCAGCACCCATGAACAGGATTACAGGATTTTGATGTGATGCTAGACCTGACATATCATTTATTTTTAAATGTTGAGAATGTGGAATTTTATCGACCAAATCTTGAATCGTTAAACTTCCTTCTTGTTCTCTCGCAGAGCCGAAAATATCACATAGATACACATGATCTGCTTCAGAAAGACTTTCTGCAAATTGATCTAGCATCGCAGCTGTCCTGCTGAAAGTATGCGGTTGGAATACAGCAATCACTTCACGATTTGGATATTTTTGACGTGCCGAGTCCAATGTCGCACGAATTTCCGTTGGGTGATGGGCATAATCGTCCACGATGACACGATTTTCTAATTCCATGACAGAAAAACGTCTTTTCACACCCGTAAACGTCGCGAAGCGTTCATTTACAATTTCAGCTGGAATATTCTCATAGTGACATAGCGTAATAACGCCCAATGCATTTTTTATAGCATGATCACCTGTCTGCGTAATAGTGAAACGATGATAGAATTCATTTCGGATGAATACATCAAACGAGCAACCATTTTGATCTTTTTCAATATTCGCCGCGTAGAAATCATTAGATGAATCTAAACCATAATAGACAATCGGAACCTGACATTGTAGCTTTTGAAGATTATCGTCGTCTCCGCAAGCAATTAATGCCTTTTTGACTTGGCTTGCCATTTCTCCAAATGCGTCTAGAATATCATCTAAACTTGTAAAATAGTCCGGATGATCGAAATCAATATTCGTCATGATCGCATAGTCTGGATGGTATGCCAAAAAGTGACGTTTGTATTCACATGCTTCAAATACAAAGTACTCTGTCTCCTTGACACCTTTTCCCGTACCGTCCCCAATTAAGAAAGAAGTTGGCGCAAAGCCGCCTAAAACATGCGCAAGCAAGCCTGTGGTAGACGTTTTACCATGCGTTCCCGTTACCCCAATGGATGTGAACTGTTCCATGTAAGAGCCTAGGAAGTCATGATAACGAATAACCTCTAAACCAAGTTCTTCAGCACGGACTAATTCAGGATGGTCATCTTTGAATGCATTCCCCGCAATCACCTTCATACCCGGCTGGATATTATTTTCGTCAAAAGGTAGTACTTTTATATTTCTTTCATGTAAAGGATCTTCTGTAAAAAAGTATTTTTCCACGTCAGAACCTTGAACTGTGTAAGAAGAGTCATGTAGTAACTGGGCAAGGGAACTCATTCCTGATCCTTTAATG
It encodes the following:
- the ccpA gene encoding catabolite control protein A, with protein sequence MAITIYDVAREANVSMATVSRVVNGNQNVKPATRKKVLDCIERLGYRPNAVARGLASKRTTTIGVIVPDMSKSYYAELSRGIADVATMYEYNIILSNSDKSTSREVELFEDHLGKQVDGLIFMSDSISPEVRKEMKTANVPIVLAGTLDFETSLPSVNIDHEQAAYEATKKLIDNGHKRIAFVSGPFTRDINRVCKRVGYIRALEEAGMTIDESLIVETDNTYDDAYECWNVLGKVSDPPTAVMASSDEIAVGIMNGVRDKNLRIPEDMEIICFQHSILARIVRPQLTSIVVPLYDLGAVSMRLLTKLMSEEEVEETEVILPYYLEERQSVRK
- a CDS encoding bifunctional 3-deoxy-7-phosphoheptulonate synthase/chorismate mutase produces the protein MSKQDLGELRGTIDQLNLDILKLINERTGVIQEIGKLKEKQGVNRYDPVREREMLNVLKKANNGPLPDGILEQVFKSIFMSALEVQQDEQKNALLVSRTRKPEDTIVDVNGHKIGDGNPSFVFGPCAVESYEQVLAVAKSIKAKGLTMIRGGAYKPRTSPYDFQGLGLEGLKILKRVADETGLSIVTEIITPSHLEEALEYIDVIQIGARNMQNFELLKEAGMVNKPVLLKRGMSATISEFVNAAEYIISKGNTEIMLCERGIRTYETATRNTLDISAVPILKQETHLPVFVDVTHSTGRKDLLLPTAKAAIAVGADGVMAEVHPDPAVALSDSAQQMDIAQFDEFYEEITRFMNTHQTI
- a CDS encoding cell division protein FtsA, translated to MEILITKLFALDIGTRSVVGIVLEEQNDSFHIVDLISKEHKERSMIDGQIHNILSVASIIQEIKEELEQIHGPLKRVSVAAAGRSLKTAEGTVTVDISERTLISKEDINRLELLAVQNAQEKLLSAHQSQEDDHYYCVGYSVLYYKLHDEKIGSLIDQTGNTATVEVIATFLPRVVVESLLAALKRADLEMEALTLEPIAAIHVLVPPSMRRLNIALVDIGAGTSDIAIVSENTVTAYGMVPVAGDEMTEALSSHYLLDFPMAEQMKRQINDQDILKVQDILGFEQEIPAEEVIDVIKPSVKHLALSIANEIKRLNHNTSPQAVMIVGGGGLTPTLTKEVSTQLDLPENRVAIRSLDALSGVTLSDQIEASPALVTPIGIAIAAQRAPIHYISLSVNEQSIRLFELKELTVGDALLAARISARQLYGKPGLALTVKVNGQWRTLPGEHGSSTTILLNGTEAGTKDSIANQDNIELMFGKDGTDATATVRDLMDAPQSITYQLNGVSKTVIGEILLNGRPVTMDTKIADRDELTLHQTTRVKDIITSHSNSETDAYTIIWNGTPHRLKQRETVYIANGQVVSDAYQIQADDHIETRHPGALSLKEIAKDLEIVLEERADILFNEKPIVIKKQRTAVYVNEEPANLDYRVQPNDKVEFKVLSHSPIIFSDIFSFTDFTLPTQSTASYRLLRNGESIRFNDLIFGGDQLEIIFE
- a CDS encoding YtxH domain-containing protein — its product is MTENKPNYNNNNQGNYSNTYGQPQYPANYTYRSTNDLYDEDSSGTGSFIAGAIIGGVIGAATALFLAPKTGREMREDLTTQASQLKDKSIELSSTAKEKAVELSSTAKDKAAELSSTAKDKAAEYSSAAKDYTADFTDTAKEKTAAFTSAAKDKTSEFSHNIQEQSEQLVGKVKSATSKANIPMDDGTVSSEGEEAMDYKGTKENNEESGNLSKAKDSSNKKEDNKSPKADTTAKKNEQSKGNNTSSNSNNKSHSK
- a CDS encoding DUF948 domain-containing protein, with translation MINLLYVAAVIAAIAFLILCVSLAMTLGSLKTSLQSVSHTVDDLSKQLEGVTTESTQLLQKTNQLAEDLQGKTDKLNTVVDAVKGVGDSVNTLNQSVHRISSSVTTQAEQNSDKIAQVVQWGTVAVGLYDQIKERQPEKSAGWTVYKARS
- the murC gene encoding UDP-N-acetylmuramate--L-alanine ligase, producing MTLFHFTGIKGSGMSSLAQLLHDSSYTVQGSDVEKYFFTEDPLHERNIKVLPFDENNIQPGMKVIAGNAFKDDHPELVRAEELGLEVIRYHDFLGSYMEQFTSIGVTGTHGKTSTTGLLAHVLGGFAPTSFLIGDGTGKGVKETEYFVFEACEYKRHFLAYHPDYAIMTNIDFDHPDYFTSLDDILDAFGEMASQVKKALIACGDDDNLQKLQCQVPIVYYGLDSSNDFYAANIEKDQNGCSFDVFIRNEFYHRFTITQTGDHAIKNALGVITLCHYENIPAEIVNERFATFTGVKRRFSVMELENRVIVDDYAHHPTEIRATLDSARQKYPNREVIAVFQPHTFSRTAAMLDQFAESLSEADHVYLCDIFGSAREQEGSLTIQDLVDKIPHSQHLKINDMSGLASHQNPVILFMGAGDIQQYLKQFKSDITTEETA